In Candidatus Contubernalis alkalaceticus, the following proteins share a genomic window:
- a CDS encoding IS3 family transposase (programmed frameshift), with translation MPKNQYSPEEKLKIVLEALKEERLVTDIASDYDIHPSVIHRWKKELLENPDRVFAASKNAKAAAKEKQQQEEEIENLYSQVGRLTTQLEWLKKKNLKELYPVRDRAAMVDWDNSDPNIKEQAELLSLNRTGLYRKVKEPSELEVKIKHLIDRIHTKHPFKGTRRIRDDINDMKLGFKVNRKRIQRYMRDMGIKVICPGPNLSKRNRAQYVYPYLLRSVTPAHPNHVWGIDITYCAMQGRWMYLVIIIDWYSRKIVGHELSQTMNKEFVIKAVNKAVNNHGAPIILNSDQGSQFTSSTYVDTLKQHGIKISMDGKGRALDNAITERFFRTIKWEDIYIKQYETPKALRQGIDDFIRYYNYERGHQSLNKCKPADIYYAHSYWQQKQIA, from the exons ATGCCAAAGAACCAATATTCACCAGAAGAAAAATTAAAAATAGTCCTTGAGGCCCTTAAAGAAGAACGCCTTGTTACTGATATTGCTTCAGATTATGATATCCATCCCAGCGTGATCCACCGCTGGAAGAAGGAATTGCTGGAAAATCCGGATAGAGTTTTTGCCGCCTCTAAGAACGCTAAAGCTGCTGCTAAAGAGAAACAACAGCAGGAAGAAGAAATTGAAAACCTATACTCTCAAGTTGGCCGTCTAACTACGCAGTTGGAATGGCTGAA AAAAAAAAATCTAAAGGAATTATACCCCGTCAGGGACCGGGCAGCAATGGTAGACTGGGATAATTCAGACCCTAACATTAAGGAACAAGCTGAGCTTCTCAGCTTAAACCGCACAGGGCTGTATCGTAAAGTGAAAGAACCGTCGGAACTGGAAGTTAAGATTAAGCACCTGATCGACAGAATTCACACAAAACATCCATTTAAAGGAACCAGGCGCATCAGGGATGACATCAATGACATGAAACTGGGCTTTAAGGTAAACCGCAAACGCATCCAACGCTATATGAGGGATATGGGCATAAAAGTCATTTGCCCCGGCCCCAATCTGAGCAAACGCAACAGGGCACAATATGTTTACCCTTACCTGCTGCGGAGCGTTACGCCGGCTCACCCCAATCATGTTTGGGGAATAGACATTACATACTGTGCTATGCAGGGCCGATGGATGTATCTTGTCATAATCATTGACTGGTATTCACGGAAAATTGTGGGACATGAATTATCTCAAACCATGAATAAAGAATTTGTAATCAAAGCTGTCAATAAAGCAGTTAACAACCACGGAGCGCCGATCATTCTTAATTCAGATCAGGGCAGTCAATTCACCAGCTCCACCTATGTCGATACATTAAAACAACACGGCATCAAGATAAGTATGGACGGTAAAGGCAGGGCTCTCGATAACGCGATTACAGAAAGGTTTTTTAGAACTATTAAATGGGAAGATATCTACATTAAGCAATATGAAACACCAAAAGCTCTCCGCCAGGGAATCGATGATTTTATCCGCTACTACAATTATGAGCGAGGGCATCAATCTCTGAATAAGTGCAAACCCGCAGATATCTACTATGCCCATTCTTATTGGCAGCAGAAACAGATTGCGTAA
- a CDS encoding HigA family addiction module antitoxin, with protein sequence MVNKKEGNQFLPTVAIPPGETIKENMKYLGMNQKELAMRLEITPKHLSNIVNGHDPITYDTALKLETV encoded by the coding sequence ATGGTAAACAAAAAAGAAGGTAATCAATTTCTTCCTACGGTTGCGATTCCTCCTGGGGAAACTATTAAAGAGAACATGAAATACTTGGGGATGAATCAGAAAGAACTCGCAATGAGGCTTGAAATAACACCAAAACATTTAAGCAACATAGTTAATGGTCATGATCCTATTACCTATGATACAGCTTTAAAGCTGGAAACAGTATAA
- a CDS encoding helix-turn-helix domain-containing protein yields MSVYKSITKGLKEAIDYEKGAVSARTAKVRVEPLLKFDKAEIKTIRNSTQMTQVVFARFLGVSPKTVEAWEAGRNMPDGPARRMLSMLKQDPNIPVKYKIIERSGTRTPHSRKSSRSPL; encoded by the coding sequence ATGAGTGTTTATAAAAGTATAACTAAAGGTTTAAAAGAGGCAATTGATTATGAAAAAGGTGCGGTTAGCGCTAGAACTGCAAAAGTAAGAGTAGAGCCTTTATTAAAGTTTGACAAGGCAGAAATTAAAACTATTCGAAATAGTACTCAAATGACCCAAGTTGTTTTTGCCAGGTTTCTTGGAGTATCTCCTAAAACAGTTGAGGCATGGGAAGCTGGAAGAAATATGCCTGATGGTCCAGCAAGGCGGATGCTAAGTATGCTAAAGCAAGACCCTAATATACCAGTGAAATATAAAATTATTGAAAGAAGTGGAACCCGTACCCCACACAGCAGAAAGTCTTCCAGGAGCCCTCTGTAG
- a CDS encoding type II toxin-antitoxin system RelE/ParE family toxin — MIREFIMMPEFDKMWAKMGLNDEELKSLQLEILSNPKSGEVIRGTGRLRKMRFALEGKGKSSSIRVLYVDFVIFEKVYLITAYPKSQKDNLSEAERNDIKKLIALLEKTLKQGRLNR; from the coding sequence TTGATTCGAGAATTTATTATGATGCCAGAGTTTGACAAGATGTGGGCAAAGATGGGCTTAAATGATGAGGAGTTAAAAAGTCTTCAGCTTGAGATATTGTCAAACCCTAAATCGGGTGAAGTTATTAGAGGGACTGGTCGACTTCGAAAAATGAGGTTTGCCTTAGAAGGCAAAGGTAAAAGTAGCAGTATAAGAGTACTATATGTTGATTTTGTTATTTTTGAGAAAGTATACTTAATTACTGCATATCCTAAAAGTCAAAAGGATAATTTATCCGAGGCCGAACGTAACGACATCAAAAAATTAATAGCCCTACTTGAAAAAACCTTGAAGCAAGGGAGGTTGAACCGATGA
- a CDS encoding IS1634 family transposase yields the protein MRLSISKSKNSTSLYVIKSTYENGVHSSKIVEKLGTVNDLSKKLNGQDPIEWAKKYIAELNQKEKEEKLDVLVKYSPSKVITKDEQRSFNGGYLFLQQIYYQLGLHKICKEMLGKYKVTYDLNSILSRLIYGRIIFPSSKLATYQLSSRFIEQPNFELQHIYRALEVIAKETDFLQSSLYNNSLKVSKRNTGVLYYDCTNYFFEIEQADGDKQYGPSKEHRPNPIIQMGLFMDGDGIPLAFSINKGNTNEQLTLKPLEKKILSDFNLSKFIVCTDAGLASKNNRKFNDREERAFITTQSIKKLKAHLKKWALDPNEWHLSNDVKTYDISKLDDEKAKNKMFYKERWIKENDLEQKIIVTYSIKYRDYQRKIRNSQIERAQKTIDSNPTKIKKCNQNDCRRFIKKTNFTPDGEIAEKEIYSIDTEVIAKEEAFDGFYAVCTNLEDDASEIIKVNNRRWEIEECFRIMKSEFKARPVYLSRDDRIEAHFTTCFISLIIYRLLEKKLGEKYTCSEIIRGLKDMNFHEIKGEGYTPTYTRTDFTDDLHEAFDFRTDYQIIKTKQMKKIFKATKK from the coding sequence ATGAGATTGTCTATTTCGAAATCAAAAAATTCCACATCTCTTTACGTAATTAAATCAACTTATGAGAATGGTGTACATTCATCAAAGATTGTTGAAAAACTTGGAACAGTTAATGATTTGAGTAAAAAGTTAAACGGCCAGGATCCCATTGAATGGGCAAAGAAATACATAGCAGAGCTGAATCAAAAAGAGAAGGAAGAAAAGCTTGATGTGTTGGTAAAGTACTCACCTTCCAAGGTCATTACGAAAGATGAACAGCGCTCTTTTAACGGTGGTTATCTTTTTCTTCAACAAATATACTATCAACTTGGCCTTCACAAAATATGTAAAGAAATGTTAGGAAAATACAAGGTTACATATGACCTAAACTCCATACTCTCCAGATTGATTTACGGAAGAATAATCTTCCCTTCATCTAAGCTCGCCACTTACCAACTTTCCTCAAGATTTATAGAACAACCTAACTTTGAACTTCAACATATATACAGAGCTCTTGAAGTTATTGCTAAGGAAACGGATTTTTTACAATCATCCTTGTACAACAACAGTTTAAAAGTTTCTAAGAGAAATACTGGTGTACTTTATTATGATTGCACCAATTATTTTTTTGAAATTGAACAGGCAGATGGCGATAAGCAATACGGTCCATCAAAAGAGCATAGACCAAACCCAATCATTCAAATGGGCCTATTTATGGATGGAGACGGTATCCCTCTTGCATTTAGCATCAACAAAGGAAATACAAATGAACAATTAACACTAAAACCCTTAGAAAAGAAAATTCTATCTGATTTTAATCTTTCTAAATTTATCGTATGTACCGATGCCGGTCTAGCGTCCAAAAATAACAGAAAATTTAACGACAGGGAAGAACGAGCATTTATTACAACTCAATCAATTAAGAAATTAAAAGCACATCTAAAAAAATGGGCACTTGATCCAAACGAATGGCACCTCTCTAACGATGTAAAAACCTATGACATCTCTAAACTAGATGATGAGAAAGCTAAAAATAAAATGTTTTACAAAGAACGTTGGATTAAAGAAAATGACCTTGAACAAAAAATCATTGTGACGTACTCTATCAAGTATAGAGATTATCAAAGAAAAATCCGTAATTCACAGATAGAACGTGCACAAAAAACAATAGATTCAAATCCTACAAAAATAAAAAAATGTAATCAGAATGATTGCAGAAGATTTATTAAAAAAACTAATTTTACTCCTGATGGAGAAATTGCTGAAAAAGAAATATACAGTATTGATACAGAGGTTATCGCTAAAGAAGAAGCCTTTGATGGGTTTTATGCTGTATGTACAAACCTTGAGGATGATGCTTCTGAAATAATTAAAGTAAACAATAGACGATGGGAGATTGAAGAATGTTTTAGAATTATGAAAAGTGAATTTAAAGCCAGACCTGTTTATTTAAGCCGTGATGACAGAATAGAAGCACATTTTACAACTTGCTTTATATCCTTAATTATTTACAGATTATTGGAAAAAAAGCTTGGTGAGAAATATACCTGCAGTGAAATAATTAGAGGATTAAAGGATATGAACTTTCATGAAATAAAGGGGGAGGGTTACACTCCAACATATACGAGAACTGACTTTACTGATGATTTACATGAGGCATTTGATTTCCGTACAGACTACCAGATTATAAAAACAAAACAAATGAAAAAAATTTTTAAAGCGACAAAAAAATAA
- a CDS encoding NAD-dependent epimerase: protein MNEKILLTGAAGFIGFHLSILLLDEGYQVTGVDNLNTYYSPQLKEDRLTLLQKYNNFIFHKTDLKDKPSLDSIFSNHKPDYVINLAAQAGVRYSIENPYAYVDSNLIGFMNILEACRHYPVKHLLYASSSSVYGRNKVAPFSTNHNVDHPVSLYAATKKSSELMAHTYSHLYNIPTTGLRFFTVYGPWGRPDMAYFSFTKDIIEGNPIKVFNYGKMERDFTYIDDVTHGVYKLIPLAPRANKEWDETKDDISCSFAPYKIYNIGNNQPVQLMKFISVLEEKIGKEADKNYMDMQPGDVLRTCADVSDLEKDIDFKPDTGIEEGLGKFVDWYREYYKDK from the coding sequence ATGAATGAAAAAATACTCCTCACCGGTGCTGCCGGTTTTATAGGATTTCACCTGTCTATCTTGTTATTAGATGAGGGTTATCAGGTAACAGGTGTGGATAATTTAAATACATATTATTCCCCGCAGCTTAAAGAAGATCGCCTTACTTTACTGCAAAAATACAATAACTTCATATTCCATAAAACCGACCTAAAGGACAAGCCATCTCTAGATAGTATTTTCTCTAATCACAAACCAGACTATGTTATTAACTTAGCAGCCCAGGCAGGGGTGCGATATTCAATCGAAAATCCTTATGCTTATGTGGATTCAAACCTCATTGGCTTTATGAATATCCTTGAAGCTTGCCGTCATTATCCGGTGAAACATTTACTTTATGCATCTTCCAGTTCTGTCTACGGTAGGAATAAAGTAGCACCATTTTCCACAAACCATAACGTGGATCATCCGGTGAGCCTTTATGCTGCCACCAAGAAGTCCAGTGAACTGATGGCCCATACCTATAGTCATCTGTATAACATTCCCACAACAGGGCTTAGGTTTTTTACGGTTTATGGACCATGGGGAAGACCTGACATGGCTTACTTTTCATTTACTAAAGATATCATTGAAGGTAATCCCATCAAGGTCTTTAATTATGGTAAAATGGAAAGGGATTTTACATATATAGATGATGTTACTCACGGGGTTTATAAGTTGATACCATTAGCCCCTAGGGCAAACAAAGAGTGGGATGAAACTAAAGATGATATAAGCTGCAGTTTTGCACCCTATAAGATTTATAATATTGGGAATAACCAACCGGTTCAATTAATGAAGTTTATTTCTGTACTGGAAGAAAAAATCGGTAAAGAAGCTGATAAGAATTATATGGATATGCAGCCGGGGGATGTTTTAAGAACCTGTGCTGATGTATCTGACTTAGAAAAAGATATTGATTTTAAGCCTGATACCGGTATCGAAGAAGGACTTGGGAAGTTCGTGGACTGGTATAGGGAATATTATAAAGATAAGTAG
- a CDS encoding MFS transporter, translating into MEAKKRKWLALLTSGIILIIMLFLWITNKGQPQHMQGSLTDVLLILGVFAVAVLLLFIFFGEIFNKDGSLQKSQILLMVTAVIFIMQVTLAFATYSFKQLEFENNSLHMSKEIYAAMKSDILSDGLQMAEADVYDEISAIHIINRTNIILNSTIKEQIGQKITVDPLKSYRFPDGEFTVVMDISMEHQNSIILKILLDLLTVLVASIILSIELVIFMINFTEDKFSQQGQVMVEKSPKMVGYVRQLAFLFFFASSLAVTFIAIIARDLGGEFFGISGNMLAGIPQSAEFLLTCVAIFGTSMVIEKKGWKISYVGGLCIVALGTLLSAFAANIALFILSRAVVGLGYGFCWMTLRNFALFTAADNEKNNCFALLNSGIYAGIICGAALGSVLADIIGYGPVLLTASALTLVSAAAVLRLENATYQRPVVNKPLSQEISKQKDTSRQVLQAVLFVLLLIVPSCIIGSFLNYYLPIYFTDIGKTTSDIGRARLIYGLIMVYVGPFIVRLLNLYPNLFIWNIVYNITFSLALIYFGLTGGFVSAMLVVLFFGLADSFGFVAQNNYFLNLEHVKKMGESKALSLVSFIKKQAEMLGPIAFGLTFMVGSFHGVLIMGIIFLILALFYAAIQRNDSQNNSLGHTDISCS; encoded by the coding sequence ATGGAAGCTAAGAAAAGAAAGTGGCTGGCCCTGCTAACATCAGGGATTATCTTAATAATCATGTTGTTTTTGTGGATCACCAATAAAGGCCAACCCCAGCATATGCAGGGGTCACTTACGGATGTCCTGCTAATTCTAGGCGTTTTTGCAGTTGCGGTGCTGCTGTTATTCATTTTTTTTGGTGAAATCTTTAACAAAGATGGGAGTCTGCAAAAAAGCCAGATTTTGCTGATGGTTACAGCGGTTATTTTCATTATGCAGGTAACTCTTGCTTTTGCCACCTATTCATTTAAGCAGCTTGAATTTGAGAATAATTCCTTACATATGTCCAAAGAAATCTATGCAGCCATGAAATCAGACATATTGTCGGATGGCCTTCAAATGGCTGAGGCAGACGTTTACGATGAAATAAGCGCCATTCATATTATCAATCGCACGAATATAATCTTAAATTCCACTATAAAAGAACAAATTGGGCAAAAGATAACTGTTGACCCATTGAAATCTTACCGCTTTCCCGATGGTGAGTTTACCGTAGTTATGGATATTTCTATGGAGCATCAAAATAGTATTATCTTGAAAATTCTTCTGGATTTGCTGACTGTCCTGGTGGCTTCCATTATCCTGTCCATTGAACTGGTTATTTTTATGATTAATTTCACGGAAGACAAATTTTCCCAGCAAGGGCAGGTAATGGTTGAAAAAAGTCCTAAAATGGTCGGGTACGTAAGGCAGCTAGCCTTTTTATTTTTTTTCGCTTCTAGCCTGGCAGTAACTTTCATTGCTATCATTGCCCGCGACCTGGGGGGGGAATTTTTCGGTATTTCCGGGAACATGCTGGCAGGCATCCCACAATCTGCGGAGTTTTTACTAACCTGCGTGGCAATCTTCGGCACGTCGATGGTGATTGAAAAAAAAGGCTGGAAGATTTCCTATGTCGGGGGATTATGCATCGTGGCGTTGGGCACGCTGCTCAGCGCGTTTGCTGCCAATATCGCCCTTTTCATTCTCTCCCGGGCAGTAGTGGGGCTGGGCTATGGTTTTTGCTGGATGACCCTGCGTAACTTTGCCCTCTTTACAGCTGCCGACAATGAAAAAAACAACTGCTTTGCCTTGTTGAATTCTGGGATTTATGCGGGGATTATCTGTGGAGCAGCACTCGGCTCTGTTTTAGCGGACATCATCGGGTATGGGCCCGTACTACTAACTGCCTCAGCGCTTACACTGGTTAGCGCCGCGGCCGTCTTGAGACTTGAAAATGCCACTTATCAAAGGCCGGTGGTGAATAAGCCCCTTTCCCAGGAGATAAGCAAGCAAAAGGATACTTCTCGCCAGGTACTTCAAGCGGTATTATTTGTCTTGCTATTGATTGTGCCTTCATGTATCATTGGCTCGTTTCTGAACTATTATCTGCCCATCTATTTCACAGATATTGGCAAAACCACCTCGGATATTGGGCGCGCACGACTAATATATGGGTTGATTATGGTTTACGTTGGACCTTTTATTGTCAGGCTGCTAAACTTATACCCCAACCTATTCATATGGAATATTGTTTATAATATAACTTTTTCTTTAGCGTTGATCTATTTTGGTTTGACGGGCGGCTTTGTTTCTGCAATGCTGGTGGTGTTGTTCTTTGGTTTGGCGGACAGCTTTGGGTTTGTAGCCCAGAATAATTATTTTTTAAATCTTGAACACGTTAAAAAAATGGGGGAAAGTAAGGCACTTTCTTTAGTTAGTTTTATTAAGAAGCAGGCTGAAATGCTGGGACCTATAGCTTTTGGCTTAACTTTCATGGTTGGGAGCTTCCATGGTGTACTGATCATGGGAATTATCTTTTTAATCTTGGCTTTATTCTATGCCGCAATACAACGAAACGATAGCCAAAATAATAGCCTAGGGCATACTGACATTAGTTGTTCTTGA
- a CDS encoding SpoIIE family protein phosphatase, which yields MRNLKIGTKILAIILLVSLFSLFFISVVSYTEMLNLTRYSIDANTQLSINSSERSKDALKTQAEEYIVKIAREQALKSDAVLFNVQKEVTAMAEYLTALYDNKDNFIGKQLPKVQDTVMGVASSKYMLPPGVTHTPNIEQELSLLSNAEYMFAPVFKNNNILNNIYLGTNTGISYRYSKSNAFNPDYDPRDRDWYKEAIKSSGKPIWVDTYVDAFGSICVTNAITFNNEKNKPQGVLATDITLKSMQEDIISMKIGKTGYAFLLDNKGNIIAHPQYENNLDKTPLETAQGDYLTALETILGNQEGLTTAHIDDKLSYIAYSKLPTTAWSLAIVVDVDEIISPAVETKNYIDAYTAEAQSYINSTLETVLIRLVIILAISAMLILVFSYLVSKTITKPIKLLLDKVTQIGEGDLDTQIDDGGKDEIADLAKAFNNMTIDLKTYIANISRITAEKERIGAELDVATKIQASMLPCIFPAFPDREEFEIYATMLPAKEVGGDFYDFFLVDDDHLAVVIADVSGKGVPAALFMVITKTLIKNNALYGKNPQDVFAAVNNLLCENNDAAMFVTAFMGILQISSGQFTYVNAGHNPPLLKKAGGDFHWLSTKPGFVLAGLEDIDYQQQTIILEPDDVLYMYTDGVTEAANCANELFSNQKLLKDINRYKDCDLNDLLINIKQEIDQFAHGAEQADDITMLALKITKGREYHGS from the coding sequence ATGCGGAACCTTAAAATCGGGACGAAAATACTGGCTATTATTTTACTGGTATCGCTATTTTCTTTATTTTTCATCTCCGTCGTATCCTACACGGAAATGCTGAATTTAACCAGGTACTCAATCGATGCCAATACCCAGCTCAGTATTAATTCTTCCGAAAGGTCTAAGGATGCTCTAAAAACACAGGCTGAGGAGTATATTGTAAAAATTGCCCGGGAGCAAGCCTTAAAATCAGATGCAGTGCTTTTCAATGTACAAAAAGAGGTTACTGCCATGGCCGAGTATTTAACCGCTCTTTATGATAATAAAGACAACTTCATAGGGAAACAGCTTCCTAAGGTTCAGGATACAGTAATGGGCGTAGCCAGTTCAAAATACATGCTGCCCCCGGGTGTGACCCATACCCCCAATATTGAACAGGAACTATCCCTACTTAGTAATGCAGAGTATATGTTCGCCCCCGTATTTAAGAATAATAACATTTTAAATAATATTTATCTGGGTACTAACACCGGCATTTCCTACCGTTATTCAAAATCCAACGCCTTCAATCCCGATTATGACCCAAGAGATCGGGACTGGTACAAGGAGGCAATAAAAAGCAGCGGTAAACCGATTTGGGTGGATACCTATGTGGATGCATTTGGTTCGATTTGTGTGACCAATGCTATCACTTTTAACAATGAAAAAAACAAACCACAGGGAGTTTTGGCCACGGATATCACCCTTAAAAGCATGCAGGAGGATATTATTTCGATGAAAATCGGCAAAACAGGCTATGCCTTTTTGCTTGATAATAAGGGTAATATTATTGCCCATCCCCAATATGAAAATAACCTTGACAAAACACCGCTTGAAACTGCCCAGGGAGACTACCTGACAGCGCTTGAAACGATTTTAGGCAATCAAGAGGGACTAACCACCGCCCATATCGACGACAAGCTTAGTTACATTGCCTATTCGAAGCTTCCGACAACAGCTTGGTCTCTTGCTATTGTTGTGGATGTTGACGAAATCATTAGTCCAGCAGTGGAAACTAAAAATTACATTGATGCTTATACGGCCGAGGCCCAGTCTTATATAAACAGTACCCTGGAAACTGTATTGATCCGTCTGGTTATCATCCTGGCCATTTCAGCAATGCTTATCCTGGTATTTTCCTACCTTGTATCAAAAACGATTACCAAACCGATTAAATTATTACTGGACAAGGTAACACAAATCGGTGAGGGTGATCTGGACACCCAGATTGATGATGGAGGCAAAGATGAAATAGCGGATCTAGCTAAGGCATTTAACAATATGACCATAGATTTAAAAACGTATATAGCCAATATTTCCCGGATAACAGCCGAAAAGGAGCGAATTGGTGCCGAACTTGATGTGGCTACGAAGATTCAAGCGAGCATGTTGCCTTGCATCTTTCCTGCCTTTCCTGATAGAGAGGAGTTCGAAATCTATGCAACCATGCTTCCGGCCAAAGAGGTGGGGGGCGACTTCTATGATTTCTTTCTTGTGGATGATGACCATCTGGCGGTAGTGATTGCCGATGTTTCTGGAAAAGGAGTTCCGGCTGCCTTATTCATGGTTATTACCAAAACCTTGATTAAGAACAATGCCCTGTACGGAAAAAACCCCCAGGATGTTTTTGCTGCGGTAAATAATTTGCTTTGCGAAAATAACGACGCTGCCATGTTTGTTACCGCATTTATGGGTATTCTCCAAATCAGTTCAGGCCAATTTACCTATGTTAATGCCGGACATAATCCTCCCCTGCTTAAAAAAGCCGGCGGCGACTTCCATTGGTTGTCAACCAAACCTGGTTTCGTGCTGGCAGGATTAGAGGATATTGATTACCAGCAGCAGACGATTATCTTGGAGCCGGATGATGTGTTGTACATGTATACAGATGGTGTAACCGAAGCGGCTAATTGTGCCAATGAGCTTTTTTCCAACCAAAAACTGCTTAAGGATATCAATCGATACAAGGATTGCGATTTGAACGACCTATTAATAAATATTAAGCAGGAAATTGATCAATTTGCCCATGGGGCAGAGCAAGCAGACGACATCACCATGTTGGCCCTAAAAATCACCAAAGGCAGGGAATATCATGGAAGCTAA
- a CDS encoding D-alanine--D-alanine ligase family protein produces MKTKLNIIVVHGGASSEKAISTINAGYIARSLEETGHEVCMLEFDENTERVLAAQKPKLVFIAVQGKHHGDGKLQSICEHLKLPYTGSKAAAAAIINDKFMCKEVCAKHGIRTPEFICIHKEQYFEVPKEEILKKIKKVMPFPVVAKAVGQGGSFGIEYIESEKDYEKIAATFAFDDKIIIERFIKGKFITISILEIQKKPTALPALSAEILPGEQNDILLFNQSFVMKDANLSARLQEETDETSLKVFNIINAKNYARVDYIIEEQTGLLYFLEINAVPGLKPSSFYPLSAEKYGISFNDLIETIVSNEL; encoded by the coding sequence ATGAAAACCAAACTGAATATCATTGTTGTGCATGGGGGCGCTTCCAGTGAAAAAGCTATTTCCACAATCAACGCCGGTTATATTGCCCGATCCCTTGAAGAAACCGGGCACGAGGTATGCATGTTGGAATTTGACGAAAACACAGAGAGAGTTTTAGCAGCGCAAAAACCGAAGCTGGTGTTTATTGCCGTCCAGGGCAAACATCATGGGGATGGAAAATTACAATCCATTTGTGAACATCTAAAGCTGCCTTACACTGGTTCCAAAGCTGCTGCAGCTGCTATTATCAATGACAAATTTATGTGTAAAGAAGTCTGTGCTAAGCATGGTATCCGAACACCGGAATTTATTTGCATACATAAGGAACAGTATTTTGAAGTGCCCAAGGAAGAGATTCTAAAAAAAATAAAAAAGGTTATGCCCTTTCCCGTTGTGGCAAAAGCAGTGGGCCAAGGGGGAAGTTTTGGCATTGAATATATCGAGTCAGAAAAGGATTATGAGAAAATAGCAGCTACTTTTGCCTTTGATGACAAAATTATTATCGAACGCTTTATAAAGGGTAAATTTATCACTATTTCCATCTTGGAAATTCAAAAAAAGCCTACTGCTCTGCCTGCATTATCAGCGGAAATTCTGCCCGGAGAGCAAAATGATATTCTTTTGTTTAATCAAAGTTTTGTTATGAAGGATGCGAACCTATCTGCCAGGCTGCAGGAAGAAACAGATGAAACTTCGCTGAAAGTTTTCAATATTATAAATGCGAAAAATTATGCTCGGGTTGACTATATAATTGAGGAACAAACCGGGCTGCTGTATTTTTTAGAAATTAACGCAGTACCGGGACTAAAGCCAAGCAGTTTTTATCCTCTTTCGGCCGAAAAGTATGGAATATCCTTTAATGATTTGATCGAAACAATTGTTAGCAACGAGTTATAG
- a CDS encoding GNAT family N-acetyltransferase, translated as MDNYRIRTAQLSHMDFLIRQAHNEGWNPGLSDGEAFYRADPGGFFIGELSGKAIACISAVRYGDFGFIGLYIVKEEYRGKGYGILLWRHAMEYLKGCKIGLDGVVDRQDDYKKWGFVLAHRNMRFAAPATVFPVPKENPGVISINDVEFSSLVAYDRLHFPEDRTDFLYAWLNMPSARSLAYVDNGQIQGLATIRECYEGYKVGPLFASEPEIAHILLSKLACFADGKILYLDIPADNVKAQELTASYDMKFVFETARMYRGNSAPINQDSIYGITTFELG; from the coding sequence ATGGATAACTATCGAATTCGAACTGCACAGTTAAGTCATATGGACTTTCTCATCAGACAAGCTCACAATGAGGGTTGGAACCCAGGATTGTCTGATGGTGAAGCCTTTTACAGAGCAGACCCTGGGGGCTTCTTTATTGGTGAACTATCTGGAAAAGCTATTGCTTGTATCTCTGCTGTTCGTTATGGTGATTTTGGTTTTATCGGCCTCTATATTGTAAAGGAGGAGTACAGGGGAAAGGGATATGGTATCTTACTCTGGAGACATGCAATGGAGTACTTAAAGGGCTGTAAAATTGGATTGGACGGTGTTGTTGATAGGCAGGATGACTATAAGAAGTGGGGGTTTGTCTTAGCGCACCGGAATATGCGTTTTGCTGCTCCTGCCACAGTATTTCCCGTACCAAAAGAAAATCCCGGTGTGATTTCCATCAATGATGTGGAGTTTTCTTCTCTAGTAGCCTATGATAGACTTCATTTTCCAGAAGATCGTACAGATTTTTTATACGCCTGGCTAAATATGCCTTCAGCCCGTTCTTTAGCCTATGTTGATAATGGTCAAATCCAGGGTTTGGCAACTATCAGAGAATGTTATGAAGGATACAAAGTAGGACCTCTCTTTGCTTCTGAACCTGAAATTGCTCACATACTTCTGTCAAAGCTGGCCTGCTTTGCTGATGGAAAAATCCTTTATCTGGATATTCCTGCAGATAATGTAAAAGCTCAAGAATTAACAGCTAGCTATGATATGAAGTTTGTCTTTGAAACAGCCCGTATGTATCGGGGAAATTCAGCACCCATCAATCAAGATAGTATTTATGGCATCACTACCTTTGAATTAGGCTAG